One genomic window of Sphingobacterium oryzagri includes the following:
- a CDS encoding AMP nucleosidase gives MTKNKTVETPITPGLKSKKDIVNNWLPRYTGCPLEEFEPYVLLTNFSRYIKMFSEMHDNAPIYGEDKAMQACSAGGITIINFGIGSPMAATIMDLLSAINPKAVLFLGKTGGLKKKIPVGELILPIAAIRGEGTSNDYFPQEVPSLPSFALQKAISTTIRDYSRDYWTGTVYTTNRRVWEHDKAFKKYLKAIRAMAVDMETATIFSVGFANKIPTGALLLVSDQPMVPEGVKTSESDLAVTAKYVETHLKIGIDALKQLINNGLTVKHLKF, from the coding sequence ATGACAAAAAACAAAACTGTAGAAACGCCCATCACACCCGGGCTTAAATCGAAAAAAGACATCGTGAACAATTGGTTGCCGCGATACACGGGCTGTCCGTTGGAAGAGTTCGAGCCTTATGTGCTGCTTACGAACTTCTCGAGATACATCAAGATGTTTTCGGAAATGCACGACAATGCGCCTATTTATGGTGAAGATAAAGCGATGCAAGCCTGTTCCGCTGGTGGTATTACGATTATTAACTTTGGTATAGGTAGCCCGATGGCCGCAACCATCATGGATTTGCTTTCAGCGATCAACCCAAAAGCCGTGCTTTTTCTCGGCAAAACTGGCGGTCTGAAGAAAAAGATTCCCGTAGGCGAATTGATCTTGCCGATTGCTGCTATTCGCGGTGAAGGTACGTCTAACGATTATTTCCCGCAAGAAGTTCCTTCGTTACCCTCATTTGCTTTGCAAAAGGCTATTTCGACAACGATTCGCGATTATTCACGCGATTACTGGACAGGAACAGTATATACCACCAACAGACGCGTATGGGAACATGACAAAGCATTTAAAAAATACTTGAAAGCTATTCGTGCTATGGCGGTAGATATGGAAACAGCGACCATCTTTAGTGTGGGCTTTGCAAACAAAATTCCGACCGGCGCGTTATTATTAGTGTCTGATCAACCCATGGTACCAGAAGGTGTAAAAACATCCGAAAGTGATCTTGCTGTAACAGCCAAATATGTGGAAACGCATTTAAAAATTGGTATTGATGCTTTAAAACAGCTAATCAACAATGGGCTGACGGTCAAACACCTGAAGTTTTAA
- a CDS encoding AI-2E family transporter: MENSSKKFPYALDLAASLFAMALLLGFMYATQTVLVPLLFAILIAISLYPLARLFERLRLGKATAAILSVIVAIAVIYALGWFIVHQSIIIGKDASAITNKVMSVLDRAQIWLENSFGIQRTEVMDQLREQGDKMMSNAGTMASATFGSIGNVLAGAVLVPLFSFFLLYYRDFFRVFFFKAFRSVPHAKVHETLNKIYYVVQSYLLGLVTVMGIVAILNTVGLMVMGIEYAWFFGTLASLLMLLPYIGIAIGSILPALFALAVKDSAWYAVGVVAWFQVVQFLEGNIITPNIVGSKVSINPLMAIIAILLGGMLFGLSGLILALPLTATIKVVFDAIPSMQAFGFLIGEPEKEHLKINSTQELLIKWKIVRKPNMEKKVKVEIDVNTDENPPKTTLHYKEITESETTAFEEDKSADDKKDNEA, encoded by the coding sequence ATGGAGAATAGCTCTAAAAAGTTCCCCTATGCACTTGACCTTGCCGCCAGCTTATTTGCGATGGCTTTACTGCTTGGTTTTATGTATGCTACCCAAACAGTACTCGTTCCGTTGCTGTTTGCGATATTGATAGCCATTTCTCTTTATCCGCTCGCCCGCTTATTTGAGCGGTTACGCTTGGGTAAAGCGACTGCCGCGATCTTGTCTGTGATCGTTGCGATCGCCGTTATTTACGCATTAGGTTGGTTTATCGTGCATCAAAGCATCATCATTGGCAAAGATGCCTCAGCCATTACAAACAAAGTGATGTCGGTCTTAGATCGTGCACAGATTTGGTTAGAAAATAGCTTTGGTATACAACGTACGGAAGTGATGGATCAGTTGCGCGAACAAGGCGACAAAATGATGTCTAACGCCGGTACAATGGCTTCAGCAACCTTCGGTTCGATCGGAAACGTATTAGCAGGTGCCGTATTGGTTCCCCTTTTTAGCTTTTTTCTGCTATACTATCGTGATTTCTTTCGCGTGTTTTTCTTCAAAGCCTTCCGCAGTGTTCCGCACGCCAAAGTACACGAAACGCTCAACAAAATCTATTACGTTGTTCAAAGTTATTTACTTGGTCTTGTGACGGTAATGGGTATCGTAGCTATTTTAAACACCGTCGGATTGATGGTAATGGGCATCGAGTATGCTTGGTTTTTTGGCACGTTGGCGTCGCTTTTGATGCTGCTGCCCTACATCGGTATCGCTATTGGTTCGATTCTTCCAGCTTTATTTGCCTTAGCGGTAAAAGATAGTGCCTGGTATGCTGTGGGTGTTGTTGCCTGGTTTCAGGTGGTTCAATTTTTGGAAGGAAATATTATCACGCCGAATATCGTCGGCAGTAAGGTAAGTATCAACCCGCTGATGGCCATCATTGCTATTTTGTTGGGTGGTATGTTATTTGGCCTTTCCGGATTGATCTTGGCTTTGCCACTAACTGCAACTATAAAAGTGGTGTTTGACGCGATCCCGTCTATGCAAGCTTTCGGCTTTTTAATCGGCGAGCCCGAGAAAGAGCATTTAAAAATTAATTCAACGCAGGAATTACTAATTAAATGGAAGATTGTTCGAAAACCAAATATGGAGAAGAAAGTGAAGGTGGAAATTGATGTCAATACCGATGAAAACCCACCGAAAACCACCTTGCATTACAAAGAAATTACCGAATCGGAAACCACGGCGTTCGAAGAAGACAAAAGTGCAGACGATAAAAAGGATAATGAGGCGTAG
- a CDS encoding type I restriction enzyme HsdR N-terminal domain-containing protein gives MFEPIPLNLPPYPSKITTKMNKLFIFDELRKKQLVLTPEEWVRQHWVHYLHTHKNYPKPLMQIEGGLKLNTLQKRSDLLIYNNHGEKILLAEFKAPTVKITEQVFHQIANYNSIHKIPLLLVSNGMEHYYCRIDFVENRFEFLQELPNYNSALNL, from the coding sequence ATGTTTGAGCCCATTCCGTTAAACTTACCTCCTTATCCCTCCAAAATCACGACAAAAATGAACAAACTGTTTATTTTCGATGAGCTTCGGAAAAAGCAGTTGGTGTTAACGCCGGAGGAATGGGTTAGGCAACATTGGGTACATTACTTGCACACCCACAAAAATTATCCTAAGCCCTTGATGCAGATTGAAGGCGGACTTAAACTAAATACCCTCCAAAAAAGAAGCGACTTATTGATCTATAATAATCATGGCGAAAAAATACTTTTGGCAGAGTTTAAGGCGCCGACTGTCAAAATTACCGAACAGGTGTTTCATCAAATAGCCAACTATAATAGCATCCATAAAATCCCCTTACTTTTGGTTAGCAACGGAATGGAGCACTATTATTGCCGGATAGACTTTGTCGAAAATCGATTTGAATTTTTACAGGAACTGCCAAATTATAATTCGGCGCTTAATTTGTAG
- a CDS encoding pyridoxal-phosphate dependent enzyme produces the protein MWHNNILETIGNTPLVKLNKITKHLKGTILAKIETTNPGNSIKDRMAIKMIEDAEQAGLLKPGGTIIEGTSGNTGMGLAMAAVVKGYRCIFTTTDKQSKEKIDALRAFGAEVIVCPTNVAPEDPRSYYSVSSRLENEVPNAWKANQYDNPSNAQAHYEQTGPEIWAQTEGKITHLVVGVGTGGTISGAARYLREQNPNIKIWGIDTYGSVFKKFKETGELDKNEIYPYITEGIGEDFLPANVHFDLIDLFEKVTDKDAALMTRDLARQEGIFAGNSAGSAIAGLLQLGQSLTDDDLVVVIFHDHGSRYMGKMYNEDWLRERGFLQDEKLTAKTILKRRGEQDIVTADVNQSIQEAFNLMKTLNISQIPVTQQGMVIGKVTESDILHALLENPAVKSAPVESIASKSFPFVDLKTSIDKISALINKDTQAVLVEDDLGKINIITQYDIINAISTT, from the coding sequence ATGTGGCATAATAACATCTTGGAAACCATTGGCAATACGCCGCTTGTAAAGCTCAATAAGATAACAAAACATCTTAAAGGCACCATTCTCGCCAAAATAGAGACCACCAATCCCGGAAATTCGATTAAAGATCGTATGGCGATCAAAATGATCGAAGATGCTGAGCAGGCGGGTCTGTTAAAACCAGGAGGAACAATCATCGAGGGAACATCCGGTAATACCGGTATGGGCCTCGCGATGGCCGCTGTTGTCAAAGGTTACCGTTGTATTTTTACCACCACAGATAAACAATCCAAAGAGAAGATCGATGCTTTACGCGCCTTTGGCGCGGAGGTGATCGTCTGTCCTACCAATGTCGCTCCGGAAGATCCACGTTCGTATTATTCCGTTTCCAGCAGACTGGAAAACGAAGTTCCGAATGCCTGGAAAGCCAATCAATACGATAATCCGTCAAACGCGCAAGCACATTACGAACAAACGGGACCCGAGATTTGGGCGCAAACGGAAGGAAAGATAACGCATCTGGTGGTTGGTGTCGGAACTGGCGGAACTATCTCCGGAGCCGCGCGCTATCTGCGCGAGCAAAATCCCAACATCAAGATTTGGGGAATAGATACCTATGGCTCCGTCTTTAAAAAGTTTAAAGAAACCGGTGAACTAGATAAAAATGAAATTTACCCGTATATCACAGAAGGTATAGGCGAAGATTTTTTGCCAGCAAATGTTCATTTTGACCTGATTGATCTGTTTGAGAAAGTCACCGATAAAGATGCGGCACTAATGACGCGTGACCTGGCTCGCCAGGAAGGCATATTTGCTGGTAACTCGGCCGGATCGGCTATAGCCGGACTATTGCAACTCGGCCAATCCCTCACGGACGACGATCTTGTCGTCGTTATCTTTCACGACCATGGCTCCCGTTACATGGGCAAGATGTATAACGAAGATTGGTTGCGCGAGCGCGGCTTTTTACAAGATGAAAAGCTTACCGCCAAAACCATTCTGAAACGGCGCGGTGAGCAGGATATCGTTACAGCCGATGTCAACCAAAGTATTCAGGAAGCGTTTAATTTGATGAAAACGCTAAACATATCGCAGATTCCTGTCACGCAACAAGGTATGGTGATTGGCAAAGTCACGGAATCGGATATCTTGCATGCGCTTTTGGAAAATCCGGCCGTCAAATCTGCTCCTGTCGAGTCCATTGCCAGCAAATCATTTCCATTTGTCGACTTAAAAACATCCATCGATAAGATTTCCGCGCTGATAAATAAAGATACGCAAGCCGTGCTGGTAGAGGATGATCTTGGAAAAATAAATATCATCACCCAATATGATATTATAAACGCTATTTCTACTACCTAA
- the clpP gene encoding ATP-dependent Clp endopeptidase proteolytic subunit ClpP translates to MNIDKNEFRKYAIQHHRIGSQHVDGYISRVQQNLPKNLTPYIIEERQMNVAQMDVFSRLMMDRIIFLGDGINDQVANIVQAQLLFLQSTDAQRDIQIYINSPGGSVYAGLGIYDTMQYISPDVATICTGMAASMGAVLLVAGAKGKRAALRHSRVMIHQPSGGAQGVASDMEINLREMLKLKEELYTIIAEHSGQSYEWVEKSSDRDYWMKAGEAKEFGMIDEVLLPKKEVK, encoded by the coding sequence ATGAACATAGATAAAAACGAATTCAGAAAATATGCCATTCAACACCACCGTATTGGCAGCCAACATGTAGATGGTTATATCTCGCGTGTTCAACAAAACCTACCGAAAAACTTAACACCTTACATTATCGAAGAGCGCCAGATGAACGTTGCTCAAATGGACGTTTTTTCGCGTTTGATGATGGATCGTATTATTTTCTTGGGCGATGGTATCAATGATCAAGTCGCTAATATCGTTCAGGCACAACTTTTATTTTTGCAGTCTACCGATGCACAGCGCGACATCCAGATCTACATCAACTCGCCTGGCGGAAGCGTCTATGCTGGTTTAGGTATTTATGACACGATGCAATATATCTCGCCTGATGTGGCAACAATCTGTACAGGTATGGCGGCTTCCATGGGTGCTGTTTTACTAGTGGCCGGTGCTAAAGGCAAACGCGCTGCTTTGAGACATTCCCGCGTAATGATTCACCAGCCTTCTGGTGGTGCACAAGGCGTAGCTTCCGATATGGAGATCAATTTGAGAGAAATGCTTAAATTAAAAGAAGAACTTTATACCATCATTGCGGAGCATTCCGGACAGAGCTACGAGTGGGTCGAAAAGTCATCTGATCGTGATTACTGGATGAAAGCTGGTGAAGCAAAAGAGTTTGGTATGATTGATGAGGTACTTTTACCAAAGAAAGAAGTTAAATAA
- the clpX gene encoding ATP-dependent Clp protease ATP-binding subunit ClpX, giving the protein MSKINNRDIRCSFCGISKNDAQMLIAGDGAHICDRCVTQAGEILAEELKQRKSKSLQTTLKLIRPIEIKQHLDQYVIGQDDAKKVISVSVYNHYKRLNQKIDKDEIEIEKSNLIIVGETGTGKTLLAKTVAKILNVPFCIVDATVLTEAGYVGEDVESILTRLLQAADYDVAAAERGIIYIDEIDKIARKSDNPSITRDVSGEGVQQALLKILEGTNVNVPPQGGRKHPDQKMISVNTSNILFICGGAFDGIQKKIANRLRTQTVGYKMKEDDEEIDLTNLYKYITPQDLKNFGLIPELIGRLPVLTYLNPLDKGTLLNILTEPRNALIKQYRKLFQYEDVDLVFDEDVYDFIVDKAWEFKLGARGLRSICEAIMLDAMFEIPTSKDEGDDKTLHISLEYAKKKFAKSDIKKLQVA; this is encoded by the coding sequence ATGAGTAAGATTAATAACAGAGATATTCGTTGTTCATTCTGTGGCATCAGCAAAAATGATGCACAGATGCTGATTGCTGGCGACGGAGCTCACATATGCGACCGTTGTGTTACGCAAGCAGGCGAGATTTTGGCGGAGGAACTAAAACAACGCAAAAGCAAGTCATTGCAAACGACGTTGAAACTTATTCGCCCGATCGAGATCAAACAACACCTTGACCAATATGTTATTGGCCAGGATGATGCTAAGAAAGTCATTTCGGTTTCTGTGTATAACCACTACAAACGGTTAAACCAAAAAATCGACAAAGATGAGATTGAGATTGAAAAATCCAACTTGATTATTGTCGGTGAAACCGGTACGGGTAAAACATTATTGGCAAAAACTGTTGCCAAAATATTAAACGTACCTTTTTGTATTGTTGATGCAACCGTATTAACAGAAGCCGGATATGTAGGTGAAGATGTGGAAAGTATATTGACACGCTTGCTACAGGCTGCCGATTACGATGTTGCAGCAGCAGAGCGCGGTATTATTTATATCGATGAAATCGATAAGATAGCGCGCAAAAGCGATAACCCATCTATTACGCGTGACGTATCTGGCGAAGGCGTGCAGCAGGCTTTACTGAAAATCTTGGAAGGCACCAATGTGAATGTGCCACCGCAAGGCGGACGTAAGCATCCCGATCAAAAGATGATTTCCGTAAATACCAGCAACATCCTGTTCATTTGTGGCGGCGCGTTTGACGGTATTCAGAAAAAGATTGCGAATCGTTTACGCACGCAAACGGTGGGCTACAAAATGAAAGAAGACGATGAGGAAATCGACTTGACAAATTTGTACAAATATATTACACCACAAGATCTAAAGAATTTCGGTCTTATTCCGGAATTAATCGGTCGTTTGCCCGTGTTAACGTATCTGAATCCGCTGGATAAAGGAACCTTGCTTAATATTTTGACCGAGCCAAGAAATGCTCTGATCAAGCAGTACCGCAAATTATTCCAGTACGAAGATGTAGATTTGGTGTTTGACGAGGATGTCTACGACTTCATTGTCGATAAGGCCTGGGAATTTAAATTGGGTGCCCGGGGCTTACGAAGTATTTGCGAGGCCATCATGCTCGATGCCATGTTCGAAATACCGACAAGTAAGGATGAGGGAGACGATAAAACACTCCATATCAGTTTGGAATACGCTAAAAAGAAGTTTGCAAAATCAGACATTAAGAAGCTCCAAGTTGCTTAA
- the holA gene encoding DNA polymerase III subunit delta, producing MNVSAILTDIKKRKFSPVYLLHGDESYYIDLIADALEKQVLNDAQKGFDQTILYGKDSSIVNIVNAAKRYPMMSDHQLIVIKEAQDLKWKSEEELLLKYVEHLTPTTILVIAYKYGKFDKRKKIYKAFEKAGVVVESAKLYDNKVGEWVVDQFRNADRTIHPQAAAMMADYLGTDLSKIANEINKLMLNVPKEQEVQPVHIEQNIGISKDFNVFELQSALAKRNAVKAIQIVDYFVANPKSNPLPMVIGNLGTYFTKILKYHYLPDKSPQVAAKQLGVHSFFLKEYEAAARNFNRKKTFDIIHQLSAYDLKTKGMDIGPFTDSADILRELVFKILN from the coding sequence ATGAATGTGAGTGCTATTCTGACGGATATTAAGAAGCGAAAGTTTAGTCCGGTGTATCTACTACACGGCGACGAGTCGTATTATATCGACCTCATCGCCGATGCGCTGGAAAAGCAGGTATTGAATGATGCGCAGAAAGGTTTTGACCAGACCATTCTGTATGGTAAAGATAGCAGTATCGTCAATATCGTCAACGCTGCAAAGCGCTACCCGATGATGAGTGATCATCAACTTATCGTTATCAAGGAAGCGCAGGATCTAAAATGGAAATCCGAAGAAGAGCTGCTGCTAAAATATGTGGAGCACTTGACGCCTACGACCATTTTGGTCATCGCTTACAAATACGGCAAGTTTGATAAACGTAAGAAAATTTACAAAGCCTTTGAAAAAGCAGGCGTCGTGGTGGAATCAGCCAAGCTTTACGATAATAAGGTCGGCGAATGGGTTGTTGATCAGTTTAGGAACGCAGACCGCACCATTCACCCACAGGCGGCAGCGATGATGGCCGATTATTTAGGTACGGATCTATCCAAGATTGCGAATGAAATCAATAAGCTGATGCTCAATGTGCCTAAAGAGCAGGAGGTTCAACCCGTGCATATCGAACAGAATATCGGTATTAGTAAAGACTTCAATGTTTTTGAGCTCCAGTCTGCGCTTGCGAAGCGAAATGCTGTCAAAGCCATTCAGATTGTAGATTATTTCGTTGCCAATCCCAAATCAAATCCGTTGCCCATGGTGATCGGTAACTTAGGCACCTATTTTACTAAAATACTAAAATATCATTATTTGCCTGATAAGTCGCCGCAGGTCGCGGCTAAACAGTTGGGCGTGCACAGCTTTTTTCTCAAGGAATACGAGGCGGCTGCACGTAATTTCAATCGTAAGAAAACCTTCGATATTATCCATCAGCTTAGTGCTTATGATCTAAAAACAAAAGGGATGGATATCGGCCCTTTTACAGATAGTGCCGATATCCTGCGTGAGCTTGTTTTTAAGATTCTAAACTAA